The Flavobacterium piscisymbiosum genome includes a region encoding these proteins:
- the rsmI gene encoding 16S rRNA (cytidine(1402)-2'-O)-methyltransferase, producing the protein MSKLYIVPTPIGNLEDMTFRAIRILKEVDLILAEDTRTSGKLLKHFEIGTHMHSHHMHNEHKTTENLIARLKAGETIALISDAGTPAISDPGFLLTRACVENKIEVECLPGATAFVPALVNSGLPNDKFIFEGFLPDKKGRQTRFLALAEETRTMILYVSPHKLVKTLAEFIQYFGEDRQVCVSRELSKLHEENVRGTAKEVLTHFEKTAPRGEIVVVVAGKTITKEPKKSKFSKDDEKEED; encoded by the coding sequence ATGTCTAAATTATATATCGTTCCAACGCCAATTGGCAATCTTGAAGACATGACTTTTCGTGCCATCAGGATCCTGAAAGAAGTCGATTTGATCTTGGCCGAAGACACCAGAACCAGTGGTAAATTGTTAAAGCATTTTGAAATTGGCACGCACATGCACAGCCATCACATGCACAACGAACACAAAACAACCGAGAATTTGATTGCTCGTTTAAAAGCCGGCGAAACCATCGCTTTAATTTCAGATGCAGGAACTCCGGCAATTTCAGATCCCGGTTTTTTATTGACGCGCGCTTGTGTCGAAAATAAAATCGAAGTCGAATGTTTACCTGGTGCAACAGCTTTTGTTCCAGCTTTAGTAAACAGTGGATTACCAAATGATAAATTTATTTTTGAAGGTTTCTTGCCTGATAAAAAAGGACGTCAGACTCGTTTTTTGGCTTTAGCCGAAGAAACCAGAACGATGATTTTATACGTTTCTCCACATAAACTCGTTAAGACATTAGCTGAATTTATTCAGTATTTTGGAGAAGACAGACAAGTTTGTGTTTCACGAGAATTATCAAAACTTCACGAAGAAAATGTTCGCGGAACCGCAAAAGAAGTTTTAACCCATTTTGAAAAAACAGCTCCACGCGGCGAAATTGTAGTAGTGGTTGCCGGAAAAACAATAACGAAAGAACCTAAGAAAAGTAAGTTTTCTAAGGATGATGAAAAAGAAGAAGATTAA
- a CDS encoding HopJ type III effector protein has product MSIQAFLEKVKQTPNEITFPETIAVIEENYNFTPTAFQNGTQHNAAGENSGSCKLFSFAKLQNLSKDETLACFGAFYFEEVLEDPHGTNHQNIRNFINLGWDGIKFEGNALELK; this is encoded by the coding sequence ATGAGCATACAAGCCTTTTTAGAAAAAGTAAAACAAACTCCAAACGAAATAACATTCCCTGAAACTATTGCAGTAATCGAGGAAAATTACAATTTTACTCCAACAGCTTTCCAAAACGGAACGCAGCATAATGCAGCCGGAGAAAATTCTGGTTCTTGCAAATTATTTTCTTTTGCAAAATTGCAAAATCTAAGCAAAGACGAAACTTTGGCTTGTTTTGGCGCTTTTTATTTCGAAGAAGTTTTAGAAGACCCACACGGAACGAATCACCAAAACATTAGAAATTTCATCAACTTGGGCTGGGACGGAATTAAGTTTGAAGGAAATGCTTTGGAACTGAAATAA
- the recJ gene encoding single-stranded-DNA-specific exonuclease RecJ translates to MRWTLKTKPSEDKVKHLAQALNVEDFVATLLIQRGIETFEDAKNFFRPSLEHLHDPFLMKDMDKAVARIELAIENQENILVFGDYDVDGTTAVSLVSAYLKSHYPNIATYIPDRYAEGYGISFKGIDFADDNGFSLIIALDCGIKSIDHIAYAKEKNIDFIICDHHRPGEFLPDAVAILDPKREDCFYPYDELCGCGVGFKLIQALGTNRNETIEDLVPYLDLVATAIAADIVPITGENRVLAYFGLQVINADPRPGIKALVHQVKKKTLDITDVVFIISPRINAAGRIKHGNHAVELLTEFNFEQAQQFASEIEQYNSDRKDLDKQITKEAFQQIIQNQEEDRYSTVVFQEDWHKGVIGIVASRLIETYYRPTLVFTKSGDKYAASARSVKGFDVYNALDACSQHLEQFGGHMYAAGMTLKAENYKTFKDAFEKQVEETILPEMRTPEIEVDAEIDFADITPKLVRILKQFEPFGPLNMTPVFMTKDAKDTGYAKTLGSEDEHLRLFVKQHNSDGIAAIGFGLGKKINIVKNQNSFQLAYSLAENEWNGTVCTQLMLKDIRTNDN, encoded by the coding sequence ATGCGTTGGACATTAAAAACAAAACCTTCTGAAGATAAAGTCAAACATTTGGCGCAAGCCCTGAATGTAGAAGATTTTGTAGCAACCCTTTTGATTCAGCGTGGCATTGAAACTTTTGAAGATGCTAAGAATTTCTTTCGTCCTTCGTTAGAACATCTTCATGATCCGTTCTTGATGAAAGACATGGATAAAGCGGTTGCGAGAATCGAATTGGCGATCGAAAATCAGGAAAACATTTTGGTTTTTGGCGATTATGATGTTGATGGAACAACAGCTGTTTCTTTGGTTTCGGCTTATTTAAAATCACACTATCCTAATATTGCCACTTATATCCCGGATCGCTATGCAGAGGGTTACGGAATTTCTTTTAAAGGAATTGACTTTGCCGATGATAATGGTTTTTCGCTAATCATAGCACTAGATTGTGGAATAAAATCTATTGATCATATCGCCTACGCGAAAGAAAAAAACATCGATTTTATTATTTGTGATCACCACCGTCCAGGAGAATTTCTTCCGGATGCGGTTGCGATTTTAGATCCAAAAAGAGAAGATTGTTTTTATCCATATGATGAACTGTGCGGTTGCGGCGTTGGCTTTAAACTGATTCAGGCTTTAGGAACAAACAGAAACGAGACAATAGAAGATTTAGTTCCGTATCTGGATTTAGTTGCCACAGCAATTGCGGCCGATATTGTACCAATCACTGGCGAAAACAGAGTTTTGGCTTATTTTGGATTGCAAGTAATTAATGCAGATCCCAGACCTGGAATTAAAGCTTTGGTACATCAGGTAAAAAAGAAAACACTTGACATTACCGATGTTGTCTTTATTATTTCACCAAGAATAAATGCTGCCGGAAGAATCAAACACGGAAATCATGCGGTTGAATTATTGACAGAATTTAATTTTGAACAAGCACAACAATTCGCATCCGAAATAGAACAATACAACTCAGACCGAAAAGATCTGGACAAACAAATTACTAAAGAAGCTTTTCAGCAAATTATACAAAATCAGGAGGAAGACCGATATTCGACCGTAGTATTTCAGGAAGACTGGCACAAAGGCGTTATCGGGATTGTAGCTTCGAGACTAATAGAAACCTATTATCGTCCTACTTTGGTTTTTACCAAAAGCGGCGATAAATATGCCGCTTCTGCAAGGTCTGTAAAAGGATTTGATGTGTATAACGCTCTTGATGCTTGTTCGCAGCATTTAGAACAATTTGGAGGACATATGTACGCTGCAGGAATGACTTTGAAAGCAGAAAACTATAAAACCTTTAAAGACGCTTTTGAAAAACAAGTAGAGGAAACCATTTTACCCGAAATGCGAACTCCGGAAATAGAAGTCGATGCCGAAATTGACTTCGCCGACATTACTCCGAAACTTGTTCGGATTTTAAAACAATTCGAACCTTTTGGCCCTTTGAATATGACACCTGTTTTTATGACTAAAGACGCCAAAGACACCGGTTATGCGAAAACTTTAGGCTCAGAAGACGAACATTTGAGACTTTTTGTAAAACAGCATAACTCAGACGGAATTGCCGCTATAGGTTTTGGCCTTGGAAAAAAAATAAACATCGTAAAAAATCAAAATTCTTTTCAGCTAGCTTATTCACTGGCCGAAAACGAGTGGAACGGAACTGTATGTACTCAACTTATGCTTAAAGACATTAGAACAAATGACAACTAA
- a CDS encoding MFS transporter, producing MTTKTNKQDPYQALRYREFNVFLILRFAMVFAWSMQFIVIEWEVYSLTKNPLSLGLIGLMEVIPAVGMALFAGHMVDQREKKGLLVKCILGFSVISFGLFLLTWPKIVGGWSTDAILYSIYFLVFLGGLVRAFLGPTIFSLLSLIVPKKVYPNAATWSSSVWQIGSVLGPAIAGFSINYIGVHWSMCSVFACSLFALISLSQISKKPIMNPKIGEPIMESLKEGLKFVFNNKTILGVLSLDMVAVLFGGAVALLPVFAQDILKVGPEGFGVLRAAPAVGAFITMMVSAYVPLYKKAGMKLLGAIFVFGLSIILFGVSTIFWVSVVALFLSGLADGISVVIRQTILQLKTPDHMRGRVAAVNSMFVGSSNELGAFESGLTAKLMTPVISVVFGGSMTLLTVLGFGLKSPTFRNLDLRKDMEDHQNME from the coding sequence ATGACAACTAAAACAAACAAGCAAGATCCTTATCAGGCGTTACGCTACAGAGAATTTAATGTATTTTTAATATTGCGTTTTGCTATGGTTTTTGCCTGGTCGATGCAATTTATTGTTATTGAATGGGAAGTTTATAGTTTAACCAAAAATCCGCTTTCGTTAGGGCTTATTGGATTAATGGAAGTAATTCCTGCTGTTGGTATGGCATTATTTGCCGGACACATGGTCGATCAGCGTGAGAAAAAAGGTTTATTGGTAAAATGTATTCTGGGTTTTTCAGTAATTAGTTTTGGATTATTTTTATTAACCTGGCCAAAAATCGTTGGCGGTTGGTCTACTGATGCTATTTTATATTCTATTTACTTTTTAGTTTTTCTTGGTGGTTTGGTTCGTGCCTTTCTTGGTCCAACTATATTCTCGCTTTTGTCATTGATTGTTCCTAAAAAAGTATATCCAAATGCTGCAACCTGGAGTAGTTCGGTTTGGCAAATTGGCTCAGTTTTAGGTCCGGCAATTGCAGGATTTTCTATCAATTATATTGGGGTGCACTGGTCGATGTGTTCTGTTTTTGCATGTTCACTTTTTGCTTTAATTTCTTTATCTCAAATTAGTAAAAAACCCATCATGAATCCCAAAATAGGCGAACCAATAATGGAAAGTCTTAAAGAAGGATTAAAGTTTGTTTTCAATAATAAAACTATTTTAGGAGTACTTTCCCTTGATATGGTTGCCGTTCTTTTTGGTGGAGCCGTTGCTTTATTACCTGTATTTGCTCAGGATATTTTAAAAGTAGGGCCTGAAGGTTTTGGAGTTCTAAGAGCTGCTCCGGCGGTAGGTGCTTTTATTACCATGATGGTCTCAGCCTATGTTCCTCTATACAAAAAAGCCGGAATGAAACTTTTAGGAGCCATTTTTGTTTTCGGATTATCGATTATTCTATTTGGAGTTTCCACTATTTTCTGGGTTTCTGTAGTAGCTTTATTTTTAAGTGGTCTTGCAGATGGAATTTCGGTTGTGATTCGCCAAACTATTTTACAGCTTAAAACTCCAGATCATATGCGCGGCCGTGTTGCTGCTGTAAACTCGATGTTTGTAGGTTCATCTAACGAATTAGGTGCTTTTGAAAGCGGTTTAACAGCCAAATTGATGACACCTGTTATTTCGGTAGTTTTTGGCGGAAGTATGACCTTACTAACTGTTTTAGGCTTTGGTTTAAAATCACCAACATTTAGAAATTTAGATCTTCGAAAAGACATGGAAGATCATCAGAATATGGAATAA
- a CDS encoding cytochrome c3 family protein, whose product MKKTSILFAVVTLIAFFASCKNESDNYIDPRGADYAGSESCIQCHQVQYNMALQSSHFKATAPAISENVLGDFDKGNHTFIYDKDTKLVMEKRNDSLYQVLYKNGKEVQAHRFEIVFGTKHAQTSVYWRDNNTYELPLSYYNAINSWATSPGFPADKPYFDRKVVKDCYACHSSNISSRSVNQKPEEVNFLSAEVEDVIDKKTIVYGIDCERCHGPAKKHAEFHLKNPNVKVANSIVSYKTLNRQQKLDACALCHSGNDGMKMKSRFDFKPGDNLTEFYRSTRDPNDTTFDVHGNQFHLMSQSKCFIKSEKMDCITCHNPHENTSKNLASYSKICMSCHQGLKHNETTLKTMSGSLLANNCVECHMPNKMSNAIKFQISNTKEMSNYILRTHKIGIYPAK is encoded by the coding sequence ATGAAAAAAACAAGCATTCTTTTTGCTGTTGTTACCCTGATCGCTTTTTTCGCAAGCTGCAAAAACGAATCTGACAACTACATTGATCCTCGAGGAGCCGATTATGCCGGTTCTGAAAGCTGTATTCAGTGCCATCAGGTACAATACAATATGGCTTTGCAAAGCTCTCATTTTAAAGCTACTGCTCCGGCAATTTCAGAAAATGTTTTAGGTGATTTTGACAAAGGCAATCATACTTTTATTTATGACAAAGACACTAAACTTGTTATGGAAAAACGTAACGACAGTCTTTATCAGGTTTTATATAAAAACGGAAAAGAAGTTCAGGCGCATCGATTTGAAATTGTTTTTGGCACTAAACATGCACAAACATCAGTTTACTGGCGAGATAACAATACTTACGAACTGCCGCTTTCTTATTATAACGCAATAAATAGTTGGGCAACCAGTCCGGGATTTCCCGCAGACAAACCTTATTTTGACCGAAAAGTGGTGAAAGATTGTTATGCTTGTCACAGTTCGAACATAAGCAGCAGAAGTGTGAATCAGAAACCTGAAGAAGTAAATTTTCTATCTGCAGAAGTTGAAGATGTAATTGATAAAAAAACGATTGTTTACGGAATTGATTGTGAACGTTGTCACGGACCTGCTAAAAAACATGCTGAATTTCATCTCAAAAACCCAAATGTAAAAGTCGCGAATAGCATTGTAAGCTATAAAACATTAAATCGACAACAAAAATTAGATGCCTGTGCGCTTTGTCATTCCGGAAATGACGGAATGAAAATGAAGTCGCGTTTTGATTTTAAGCCCGGAGATAATTTAACTGAATTTTACAGAAGTACAAGAGATCCTAATGACACAACATTTGACGTACATGGAAATCAATTTCATTTAATGTCGCAAAGTAAATGTTTTATCAAAAGCGAAAAAATGGATTGTATTACTTGTCATAATCCACATGAAAATACCTCTAAAAATCTGGCTTCCTATTCTAAAATTTGTATGAGCTGCCATCAGGGTTTAAAACACAATGAAACAACGCTAAAAACGATGTCAGGAAGTTTATTGGCTAATAATTGTGTAGAGTGCCACATGCCTAATAAGATGTCAAATGCTATTAAATTTCAAATTTCCAACACCAAAGAAATGTCGAATTATATTTTAAGGACACACAAAATCGGGATTTATCCAGCAAAATAA
- a CDS encoding UDP-2,3-diacylglucosamine diphosphatase, which produces MKKVYFASDQHFGAPTPELSLPREQKFVAWLDEVKQDAEAIFLLGDLFDFWFEYKTVVPKGFVRVLGKLAEIRDSGIPIYFFVGNHDLWMNDYFQTELNIPVYHDNKEFTFNGKTFLIGHGDGKGPGDKGYKRMKKVFTNPFSKWLFRWLHPDVGVSLAQYLSVKNKLISGAEDVKFLGEENEWLVLYAKRKLETQHYNYFIFGHRHLPMIIDVGQDAKYVNLGDWIGYFTYGVFDGETFELKKFGE; this is translated from the coding sequence ATGAAGAAAGTATATTTTGCTTCTGATCAGCATTTTGGTGCGCCAACGCCTGAGTTGAGTTTGCCGCGCGAACAAAAATTTGTGGCCTGGCTGGATGAGGTGAAACAGGATGCGGAAGCTATTTTTTTATTAGGTGATTTATTCGATTTTTGGTTCGAATATAAAACAGTTGTTCCAAAGGGTTTTGTACGCGTTTTAGGTAAACTGGCTGAAATTCGTGATAGCGGAATCCCGATTTATTTTTTCGTGGGAAATCACGATTTATGGATGAACGACTACTTTCAGACCGAATTGAATATTCCGGTGTATCATGATAATAAGGAATTTACTTTTAACGGAAAAACATTCCTGATTGGTCACGGCGACGGAAAAGGTCCCGGAGATAAAGGATATAAGCGCATGAAAAAGGTATTTACAAATCCGTTTTCCAAGTGGCTTTTTCGTTGGTTACATCCTGATGTTGGCGTAAGTTTAGCCCAATATTTATCAGTTAAAAACAAATTGATTTCTGGTGCCGAAGATGTAAAATTTTTAGGCGAGGAAAACGAATGGCTGGTTTTATACGCCAAACGCAAACTCGAAACCCAGCATTACAATTACTTTATTTTTGGTCATCGTCATTTACCTATGATTATAGACGTTGGTCAAGATGCCAAATATGTAAATCTGGGCGACTGGATTGGTTATTTTACTTATGGCGTTTTTGACGGAGAAACTTTTGAACTTAAAAAATTCGGCGAATAA
- a CDS encoding 6-pyruvoyl trahydropterin synthase family protein, translating to MSNIRITKQFSFETGHALYGYDGKCKNVHGHSYKLSVTVIGSPITDRSNVKFGMVIDFSDLKKIVKEEIVDQFDHATVFNETTPHIELANELKNRGHHVILVDYQPTSENMVVDFADRIIARLPKDISLFSLKLQETESSFAEWYASDNV from the coding sequence ATGAGTAATATCAGAATTACAAAGCAATTTAGTTTCGAAACCGGGCATGCTTTGTACGGTTACGACGGAAAATGCAAAAACGTTCACGGGCATAGTTATAAATTATCGGTAACGGTTATTGGTTCACCAATCACAGATCGATCGAATGTGAAATTCGGAATGGTAATTGATTTTTCGGACTTAAAGAAAATTGTAAAAGAAGAAATCGTCGATCAGTTTGATCATGCAACGGTTTTTAATGAAACTACGCCGCATATCGAATTGGCAAATGAATTGAAAAATCGTGGTCATCACGTAATTTTAGTAGATTATCAGCCAACAAGCGAAAACATGGTAGTTGATTTTGCAGATAGAATCATTGCGCGTTTGCCAAAGGATATCTCTCTTTTTTCTCTTAAACTTCAGGAAACAGAATCTTCGTTTGCAGAATGGTACGCGAGCGATAATGTTTAA
- a CDS encoding enoyl-CoA hydratase/isomerase family protein, whose product MSSENQNGSLQTVFNNAVAKVQFGHPASNSFPRELLDRLTAEINSLSLKETVSVIILQSEGSRVFCSGASFDELLQVENEEQGTEFFSGFAHLLNAMRNCSKLIIGRVQGKAVGGGVGIISACDYVLATPESAVKLSELAIGIGPFVIEPAVSRKIGKAAMAEMTLAAHEWKSAEWALANKLFSEIHNAEDLDNAVANFAEKLSLYNPEALQEMKKIIWEGTEHWESLLIERAAITGKLVLSDFSKKALTQFKK is encoded by the coding sequence ATGAGTTCAGAAAATCAAAACGGTTCTTTACAAACTGTCTTTAATAATGCTGTTGCAAAAGTGCAATTTGGTCATCCGGCGAGTAATTCTTTTCCAAGAGAATTGTTGGATAGATTAACAGCCGAAATCAATTCTTTAAGTCTTAAGGAAACTGTTTCGGTAATTATTTTACAAAGCGAAGGATCCAGAGTGTTTTGTTCAGGTGCTTCGTTTGATGAGCTTCTGCAGGTAGAAAATGAGGAGCAGGGAACTGAGTTTTTCTCTGGTTTTGCTCATTTGCTAAATGCCATGCGCAATTGCTCTAAACTTATTATTGGCCGTGTTCAGGGAAAAGCTGTTGGCGGCGGTGTAGGAATTATATCGGCTTGCGATTATGTTTTGGCAACTCCTGAAAGTGCTGTAAAATTATCTGAACTGGCAATTGGTATTGGTCCGTTTGTGATTGAGCCTGCCGTTTCCCGCAAAATAGGAAAAGCTGCAATGGCCGAAATGACACTGGCTGCACACGAATGGAAATCGGCAGAGTGGGCTTTAGCAAATAAATTATTTTCGGAAATTCATAATGCGGAAGATCTTGATAATGCAGTTGCGAATTTTGCTGAAAAATTAAGTTTGTACAATCCCGAAGCTTTGCAGGAAATGAAGAAAATTATTTGGGAAGGAACAGAACATTGGGAATCGTTACTTATAGAACGTGCTGCTATTACCGGAAAATTGGTTTTGTCTGATTTTTCAAAAAAGGCTTTGACACAGTTTAAGAAGTAA
- a CDS encoding GIY-YIG nuclease family protein: MFYTYILFSTSLNKYYIGSCQNIEQRLQDHLNSRSKFTKIAKDWELKYFETFLTRSEACKRELQIKKMKSRKYIETLIQTFHKKIPKHRYMFGYFHLHKLCFTLISYFQPHLTNIILGLVKTLNNAYKIT, translated from the coding sequence ATGTTTTACACTTATATCTTATTTTCAACCTCACTTAACAAATATTATATTGGGTCGTGTCAAAATATTGAACAACGCTTACAAGATCACTTAAACAGCAGAAGTAAGTTTACCAAAATCGCCAAAGATTGGGAATTAAAATATTTTGAAACTTTTCTCACCCGCAGTGAAGCCTGCAAAAGAGAATTGCAAATTAAAAAAATGAAAAGCAGGAAATACATCGAAACATTAATACAAACATTTCACAAAAAAATACCCAAACATAGATATATGTTTGGGTATTTTCATTTACACAAACTATGTTTTACACTTATATCTTATTTTCAACCTCACTTAACAAATATTATATTGGGTCTTGTCAAAACATTGAACAACGCTTACAAGATCACTTAA
- a CDS encoding GIY-YIG nuclease family protein has translation MFYTYILFSTSLNKYYIGSCQNIEQRLQDHLNSRSKFTKIAKDWELKYFETFLTRSEARKRELQIKKMKSRKYIETLIQTKG, from the coding sequence ATGTTTTACACTTATATCTTATTTTCAACCTCACTTAACAAATATTATATTGGGTCTTGTCAAAACATTGAACAACGCTTACAAGATCACTTAAACAGCAGAAGTAAGTTTACCAAAATCGCCAAAGATTGGGAATTAAAATATTTTGAAACTTTTCTCACCCGCAGTGAAGCCCGCAAAAGAGAATTGCAAATTAAAAAAATGAAAAGCAGGAAATACATCGAAACATTAATACAAACAAAAGGCTAG
- a CDS encoding GIY-YIG nuclease family protein, producing the protein MFYTYILFSISLNKNYIGSCQNIEQRLQDHLNS; encoded by the coding sequence ATGTTTTACACTTACATCTTATTTTCAATCTCACTTAACAAAAATTATATTGGGTCTTGTCAAAATATTGAACAACGCTTACAAGATCACTTAAACAGCTGA
- a CDS encoding oxidoreductase, with amino-acid sequence MNLKIQAITVASFIFLLSCNNKQETKSNKPQANKTATTQNDSVQNEELPRKESINLFTLTYRDSTDVAFVSLSDIYPLDDTASDTLALPNIEKMEKKSAKYFTLEKKYRNRFLSKTNISETDSLFVYDYAKNKLASFAIKNLKAAAWLNGYSSEEDWPYPKYYYMIGFEISKKSLTALSDYYSDVLVYVGKENPFTNKPLTAIVWTKIPSKEFPSKPIKKEDLDQLKNKVSGNTYSYKTEDYHYFLQEYLESREVTGRRLLVVDSKTKDIIIEKMFIDGESLSAAPLNDKNNDVAVQYTGKLFKNKPPVVFGFAYESFGCRAISLIDKSNEDIYIQCDNRH; translated from the coding sequence ATGAATCTAAAAATACAAGCAATTACAGTTGCCTCATTTATTTTCCTGCTTTCCTGCAACAACAAACAGGAAACTAAAAGCAATAAACCTCAGGCCAACAAAACAGCAACAACCCAAAACGACTCTGTACAAAACGAGGAACTTCCCAGAAAAGAAAGCATCAATTTATTTACCCTCACTTACAGAGACAGTACCGATGTAGCTTTTGTTTCCCTTTCAGACATTTACCCGCTCGACGATACGGCTTCAGACACTCTTGCTTTGCCCAATATCGAAAAAATGGAAAAAAAGTCTGCAAAATATTTCACCTTAGAAAAAAAATACAGAAATCGTTTTTTATCCAAAACCAATATTTCCGAAACCGATTCTTTGTTTGTCTATGATTATGCCAAAAACAAACTGGCTTCATTTGCCATAAAAAATCTTAAAGCCGCTGCATGGCTAAACGGTTATTCATCCGAAGAAGACTGGCCTTATCCCAAATATTATTACATGATTGGATTCGAAATCAGCAAAAAATCCTTAACCGCATTAAGTGATTATTATTCTGATGTTTTAGTCTATGTAGGTAAAGAAAATCCATTTACAAATAAACCTTTAACTGCAATTGTCTGGACGAAAATTCCCTCGAAAGAATTCCCGTCAAAACCAATAAAAAAAGAAGATCTTGATCAACTAAAAAACAAAGTCAGTGGCAACACCTATTCTTATAAAACAGAAGATTATCACTATTTTCTACAGGAATATCTGGAATCAAGAGAAGTTACCGGAAGGCGCTTATTGGTTGTCGATTCAAAAACAAAAGACATCATTATCGAAAAAATGTTTATCGATGGCGAAAGTTTATCCGCAGCACCATTAAACGATAAAAACAATGATGTTGCGGTACAATACACAGGCAAACTCTTTAAAAACAAACCGCCAGTTGTATTTGGTTTTGCATATGAATCATTCGGATGTCGTGCCATTTCGCTTATCGACAAATCAAACGAAGACATTTATATTCAATGCGATAACCGACATTAA
- a CDS encoding VOC family protein, whose protein sequence is MKISFWLYCSNLEVSFDFYQKVFNLKNETFTNKTKTFFVPIDNHAELKISTLQTPLNEGNIEINEAPINDVYNRLIKNQLPQSNESDVEKMPTSTFSGPWDYPGGKALFLKDPDNHFIVFMEW, encoded by the coding sequence ATGAAAATTTCTTTCTGGCTTTATTGTTCAAACCTCGAAGTCTCATTTGATTTTTATCAAAAAGTTTTTAATCTCAAAAATGAAACCTTTACCAACAAAACAAAAACTTTCTTTGTACCAATTGATAATCATGCCGAATTAAAAATAAGCACTTTACAGACCCCCCTTAACGAAGGAAATATCGAAATAAACGAAGCGCCTATAAATGATGTATACAATCGTCTGATAAAAAACCAGCTTCCGCAAAGCAATGAATCTGATGTAGAAAAAATGCCGACAAGTACATTTTCAGGCCCTTGGGATTATCCCGGCGGAAAAGCGCTCTTCCTAAAAGATCCGGACAATCATTTTATTGTTTTTATGGAGTGGTGA
- the tnpA gene encoding IS200/IS605 family transposase yields MSQSLSKVYVHLTFSTKGRHPFIDHTIQERLWQYLGGICKGLECNPIQIGGYKDHVHILCLLSKKITQMKLVEEVKKQSSKWIKTIDKNYVNFYWQDGYGIFSVNPSQLEIVTQYIKNQEEHHKKHTFKEELLAFLNKYQVKYDERFLWD; encoded by the coding sequence ATGTCGCAATCACTATCAAAAGTATATGTTCATTTAACATTTAGCACCAAAGGACGTCACCCATTTATTGACCATACTATACAAGAGAGATTATGGCAATACCTTGGCGGAATTTGCAAAGGATTAGAATGCAACCCAATTCAAATAGGAGGATATAAAGATCACGTACATATCTTATGCTTGTTGTCTAAAAAAATTACTCAAATGAAATTGGTAGAAGAAGTAAAAAAGCAATCTTCAAAATGGATAAAAACGATAGATAAAAATTACGTAAATTTTTATTGGCAAGATGGCTATGGTATCTTTTCTGTCAACCCATCACAACTAGAAATAGTAACACAGTACATTAAAAATCAAGAAGAACATCATAAAAAACATACATTTAAAGAAGAACTACTTGCTTTTTTAAATAAATACCAAGTAAAATATGATGAACGTTTTCTTTGGGATTAG